Within the Gemmatimonadales bacterium genome, the region GGAACCGGTTGGTCAGGCCGACCATCACCTCGCCATCGGGAAACTGCATCGAGACGGCGGTCGAGCCGTGCGCCCGCGGGTCGGCGGGGTCGAGGGTGTGGCCCTCGTGGCGCGCCATGTCGCCCTCGAGGGAGCGCACGAAGAACAGCGCCTTGAGGTCCTTCAGCTTCACCTCGGCGGTGATCCCCTCCGGGGGGCGGAGGTGAAAGGCGGGCTTGGCGGGGTCGACATCTAGGCTGGTGCCCTTGAGGATCCTTCCGTCGAGATAGCGCGCGACCACCAGGTTGTTCATGTCCCCTCCCTCAAATTCAGAGACAGCTCTCGGATCCGCGGCTGACCATCAATGGACCGAGCATGGCCAGGCGTCGGATGGCGTCAGCAGGGCCGGAACATCAACCAGGTCTCGAGCTCCGGGGCGACCCGCACATGGGCGGTGACGTGGTACCCGAAGTGTTCGTAGAGGATAACGTTGCGCGCCAGTTCGGTCGTGAGTGACACCCCAGTCGAACGAGGATCGGCTTCAGCGAGCGCGTGGACGTGCTCAAGCAGCACCCGACCGAGTCCGGACCCGTGATGGGAACGCAACACACCGATCATGCCGAGATGGTGATGTTGCGGGCCATGGTTGTGTTCGCGACTCGCCCGGCCGTAGGCCTCGTACCGGGTTCGCGCATCGTCTCCCAGTTCTTCCCAAGCCGATTTCCGAAACGCCTCGAATGCGGGTGTGAGTGCGCCTTTCCCGGGGAGGTCGATCATCGCCCCGCCGACCATC harbors:
- a CDS encoding GNAT family N-acetyltransferase, which produces MAVTVLPTERSEEVVTVLCDAFYNYPVMRYVLGDTPDYAGRLTTLSGLFVAARANPDGLMLGLDDPAGTMVGGAMIDLPGKGALTPAFEAFRKSAWEELGDDARTRYEAYGRASREHNHGPQHHHLGMIGVLRSHHGSGLGRVLLEHVHALAEADPRSTGVSLTTELARNVILYEHFGYHVTAHVRVAPELETWLMFRPC